The region tgctccacagcaaagggaaaaaccgttgaagtacaactcaaaaccacttctttctcaCGATCTGTATTGGCCAAGCTACACACAtaagcaactgacaacaacactTTCCTTGtcaagttttctgttttggacGAGAAACTGCCGATTTCTCGTCGTACTCCTGTATTATTTTCCCTTAAATATCCCGGATTGTGCCGCCTGCTATCACGTTAGTTTTCTCACAGGTCTTACCAAATTCCCTGGTCTTATTACGTTACTCTATGTTCACATGCCATCACCATAGCAGTGAAACATTCGTTTCATTAGTCCAAATAATGTCCAATAAACATTAGACATTTTGTTGCAACAAtattgcaacatttaaaaacagtttggtttGCAACACCAAAACTTTTCACAACACAAACAAGTGACTCCTTTAGCCCAATTTGGGCcaaacataaaattcaaaatgaattcAATAATTCTTGAAACTTTACAATATTCACTATGTTTCATAGACCTCTGCTTATTAATAAGTCTTGTTAAAATGTGCTAACTGTCAATTTTGGATATGTCACTCAAACTCTGGACCCaaaacttttgagttttttctaataaaaactaTTGCTTGTCTGGATAGATGTTAATTGCAAGGATTTACCcttctcttcttcttgtttcttCAGGCCCACAGTCTTTGGGCGACCACGGCCTCTACGGATGGTATCTGACTGACTGTTGGCTCGGGATCTTCTGTGGTTTTCTGAGTCACTGGTTAGAGGAGAGCCAATCCTCTCTCTGCGAATGCGCTCTGTTCTTCTGCGCTTGAAGTCCAGTttgtctgaaacaaaaacacatgaccAGTAAGGATGCAcaaaaagtgtaattttatattttaataggacattatatttttaaaaacttgaagaGACATAAATGAATGCTTTTCACTTTGAAGTGATGTATTTATTAGAGGTGTGCCAATCGATCAGTCACCGATCATAATCGGCCGATTTCcgtgaaaaagtgtatgattGGTGATCGCTGATCACGGTCTTGTGTTGCTGATAACACAAACCAATCACCTGTATCTCACTTCGCAGCCTACATGTGGAGCTGATGTCCTTTTTTCTTCACAAGCGGGTGTGAAGGAAAAATTTAGTAGAcaagtttaaatacatttgaatgtacactttatgatgtttttattaaaggtttgcactcAGTTGCAGCTCAACAGAATGTATGCTCTTCTGACCCTCTTCAAATAAGTGAAGACCAGGGTGTTCAGCAGTTATAAATGTGAAGACATGGCTAAGGTGATAAGCGTAGATTGTAGAAATTCAGTTTCTAGTATCTGTTTAGCCATCAGCAGAGAGGCCTTCTTGGAGAAACGCCTTACgttgagctgtgaatgtgtatgcaACTCTGCTCCACTGAAACTTACAGATAAGTAACGTATAGATTTTTACCTCACACTTGAGCCAGGGGGTGTGACTAAGTAATGTGTGATGTATCTAATGTAAATGAGGGGACGTTCAGccccaagtcagaactcatccgattctcactgagatgtgagctttgtatgttttctccatttgcaaatgttaattaaagctgtgtttgttctcttttaaagctgaagtttggtctcgaattttgtgcaacttaacaCGGGCAGCAACAAATCCTAAGCAATGTCGTGTGGAACTTCAACACTGAGAGTAAATGGGGAAGTTTGCGTGTTGCGACGGAAAATTACCTCGTCAAAATGAATCAACACAACAAGTctaatataacatttaaaaaacaaacccttgacggagtttggctacatcgaggctcactgaaagaaaaaaaaaagccttccgGAGAGATCAGACTGCATTAAAAGCAGCACACACCTACCAACACTCACTCGGAGGagcaaat is a window of Xiphophorus maculatus strain JP 163 A chromosome 4, X_maculatus-5.0-male, whole genome shotgun sequence DNA encoding:
- the c4h16orf87 gene encoding UPF0547 protein C16orf87 homolog — its product is MSAHKTKKVKMATKSCPECDQQIPVACKSCPCGYVFISRKLLNAKLSECSSPAITDKLDFKRRRTERIRRERIGSPLTSDSENHRRSRANSQSDTIRRGRGRPKTVGLKKQEEEKGGL